The following proteins come from a genomic window of Acidobacteriota bacterium:
- a CDS encoding RHS repeat-associated core domain-containing protein, producing the protein MTDPYGNFLQVSYSLSGGIETWTLSDSTGRQHYLRFSHNNGDTGGGDGSAPFATADGDEWGDMRKVLQEADLAAFNGTRAVYGFNYQVRTMPRGCPVDTQSLPVGFDHLRAAVLTGITVPDAQDWSFVTNTQVPKGSGCTYLTGKVTQVNTPAQGSVSYQYGPWLFPTRCQYTQLTNFPDLDYRIWGITRKTLQRKNGTTEAEWRYSSSLYPSRGYLVDDGAACTRADYRRTTVTGPAVNGKWTETDYYTAVTEGTGQYQTPNITIYAWRAHDNGLPWAKSRGDGDPDNRTFSVTDHGGKPLFLSKVTSECNSKGCTAQRSEYVRYEMSFRSCNKYPAGDSPGCFQVNPQLAATRTVFHQDANRWAESVSQQPDGAGHYRQTTTRDNFGIGVNTSGQRTTNYTATGGTTLAVNSITGIITPGTASNYLPAPSARWILHPYDRITRSYSGTSYITEYQYNGQGSQICERRWKSSSGRGGQDLVRKLVLGTAAGVNLGLPVTEIQAGGDTANLGTGTLCAVNGSASNGSRFDTAHGYQHLALKSSRTGGASFPFTYRADIDRNTGLPSATYNVSGQKTTMAYDRLSRPTVQTPAASLGVARTELVYHNAANQYPEVETLRKDGSTVLAREKTVYDEFGRIREQVRRRPTGPTTTAESSQVLRYDAAGRLAKRSTLQARGSVNENLSQRYTDYDPFGRPRRVTRADNTFETRQYFGIRRVKTGVCRRTSASGCATIYHNTFYDGIGRMRAEINDIYATDTEYDPDGNVVQRVRRLPNGGSSQVRNYSYDSRGFLRHERLPEVGTSSSAGYVTYTRDALGNPRTKNDGAHALSYLYDNAGRRTEVRHGSRVMEEWAYGTSNSGSTLGHNFALGKVVRAARHNYLTTTTPDDWTVVENYEYRGRGSQMSQRQTQFQYSHLTGSSRFGPTFSQSWTYNRLGNTASQTFPGCITTPETGNKPCADSPYDQPGPTHNMTLTYNMGTLRRTASSLGLWSEADFHPNFQISKLRYSNGVVGTFDQGQGGLQRARRRSFASSTGTFFDTGIYQYDHTGSIYAIGADSYVYDKVGRLLSGTVKHAGANRSQAMTYDIWDNVRSRAIDGGAPLIYSVNSKNRLLGNNDVFYDGAGNMTQVGYHANGQPVYELQYGALNMLSLLRIRDSSGSFVEHRYLYGPGNLRLVSFRGDTGERTIRLRDAGGQVLRELSAVGYGPYVNSSNRGEVWTHQKDFFHSPEGLAATRSRTGVLHFIHSDHLGSTRVITGTGGIVLGRHDYYPFGAGVPSSNQADEPAYKFTGHERDVHGLTDYMRGRTYAFPFSRFVSADPARDGWNLFTYVNNDPINRTDPTGLADMEQHPALAGPQQMTRTEVMRDIVIQNTPILVQAIFETLTGVEMDVAMVPANLDQQRASVVIGSLNLAANASFAVAPGAGGVTRTALASERSVAANILTGAANRSTSVTMVNVGRSGVRRQIQGQALSGGGTASFVTAGDAAFLQTFSNAPRFTIQLSGASGTAAAGNVATSLATEELNDRVNP; encoded by the coding sequence ATGACCGACCCCTACGGCAACTTCCTCCAGGTGAGCTACAGCCTGTCCGGCGGAATCGAGACCTGGACTTTGAGCGACTCCACCGGCCGCCAGCACTACCTCCGCTTCAGCCACAACAATGGCGACACCGGCGGCGGCGACGGCAGTGCTCCCTTCGCCACCGCCGACGGCGACGAGTGGGGCGATATGCGGAAGGTGCTCCAAGAGGCCGATCTGGCGGCCTTCAACGGTACCCGCGCGGTCTACGGCTTCAACTACCAGGTGCGGACCATGCCGCGAGGCTGCCCGGTGGATACCCAGAGCTTGCCGGTGGGCTTCGACCACCTGCGCGCCGCCGTGCTCACCGGCATCACGGTCCCCGACGCCCAGGATTGGAGCTTCGTCACCAACACCCAGGTCCCCAAAGGCAGCGGCTGTACCTACCTGACCGGCAAGGTCACCCAGGTGAACACGCCGGCCCAGGGCAGCGTCTCGTACCAATACGGCCCCTGGCTGTTCCCGACCCGCTGCCAGTACACCCAATTGACCAACTTCCCCGACCTCGACTACCGGATCTGGGGCATCACCCGCAAAACGCTGCAGCGCAAGAACGGCACCACCGAAGCCGAGTGGAGATACAGCAGCAGCCTCTACCCCAGCCGCGGCTATTTGGTCGACGACGGTGCCGCCTGCACCCGCGCCGACTATCGCCGGACCACCGTCACCGGACCGGCGGTGAACGGCAAGTGGACGGAAACGGATTACTACACTGCGGTCACCGAAGGCACCGGTCAGTATCAAACTCCAAACATCACGATCTACGCCTGGCGAGCCCACGACAATGGACTGCCCTGGGCCAAGAGCCGGGGTGATGGGGATCCCGACAACCGCACCTTCTCCGTCACCGACCACGGCGGCAAGCCCCTCTTCCTTTCGAAGGTCACCTCCGAATGCAACTCCAAGGGCTGCACGGCCCAGCGCAGCGAGTACGTGCGCTACGAGATGTCCTTCCGAAGCTGCAACAAATACCCCGCCGGCGACTCTCCGGGGTGCTTTCAGGTGAATCCTCAGCTCGCCGCGACCCGCACGGTCTTCCACCAGGACGCCAACCGCTGGGCCGAGTCGGTTTCCCAACAGCCGGACGGAGCGGGGCATTACCGCCAGACCACCACCCGCGACAATTTTGGCATCGGCGTGAACACGTCCGGGCAGCGAACCACCAACTACACCGCCACCGGAGGCACGACCCTCGCCGTCAACTCCATCACCGGCATCATCACGCCGGGAACCGCCAGCAACTACCTGCCGGCGCCCTCGGCGCGCTGGATCCTGCACCCTTACGATCGGATCACCCGGTCCTACTCGGGTACCTCCTACATCACCGAATACCAATACAACGGCCAGGGCAGCCAGATCTGTGAACGCCGCTGGAAGTCCTCCTCCGGGCGAGGCGGTCAGGATCTGGTCCGCAAGCTCGTCCTGGGAACGGCGGCGGGGGTCAACCTCGGTCTGCCGGTGACCGAGATCCAGGCCGGAGGGGACACCGCCAACCTGGGCACCGGCACCCTCTGCGCCGTCAACGGCTCCGCCAGCAACGGCAGCCGCTTCGACACAGCCCACGGCTACCAACACCTCGCCCTCAAATCGAGCCGCACCGGTGGAGCTTCCTTCCCCTTCACCTACCGCGCGGACATCGACCGCAACACCGGGCTACCGTCGGCGACCTACAACGTCTCCGGCCAGAAGACCACGATGGCCTACGACCGTCTGAGCCGCCCGACGGTTCAGACGCCGGCAGCGTCTCTGGGGGTGGCGAGAACGGAGCTCGTCTACCACAACGCAGCGAACCAATATCCGGAAGTCGAGACGCTACGCAAAGACGGCTCGACGGTGCTGGCTCGCGAGAAAACCGTCTACGACGAGTTCGGCCGGATCCGGGAGCAGGTCCGCCGGCGCCCCACCGGGCCCACCACCACGGCGGAATCCTCCCAGGTGCTGCGCTACGACGCCGCCGGCCGCCTGGCCAAGCGCTCGACGCTGCAGGCCCGCGGTTCGGTGAATGAAAACCTTTCGCAACGCTACACCGACTATGACCCCTTCGGTCGGCCGCGCCGGGTGACCCGCGCCGACAACACCTTCGAGACCCGCCAGTATTTCGGTATCCGGCGGGTGAAGACCGGCGTCTGCCGCCGCACCAGTGCCAGCGGCTGCGCCACCATCTACCACAACACCTTCTATGACGGCATCGGCCGCATGCGCGCGGAGATCAACGACATCTACGCCACCGACACCGAATACGATCCCGACGGCAACGTGGTCCAGCGCGTCCGGCGGCTGCCCAACGGCGGATCCTCCCAGGTGCGCAACTACAGCTACGACAGCCGCGGCTTCCTACGCCACGAGCGGCTGCCGGAGGTCGGGACCTCCTCCTCCGCCGGCTACGTCACCTACACCCGGGACGCCCTGGGAAATCCCCGGACGAAGAACGACGGAGCTCACGCCCTGAGCTATCTCTACGACAACGCCGGCCGCCGCACCGAGGTGCGGCATGGCTCCCGAGTGATGGAGGAATGGGCCTACGGCACCTCCAACTCCGGCTCCACCCTCGGCCACAACTTCGCCCTGGGCAAGGTGGTCCGGGCCGCCCGGCACAACTATCTCACCACCACCACACCGGACGACTGGACGGTGGTGGAAAACTATGAGTATCGCGGCCGGGGCTCCCAGATGAGCCAGCGCCAAACTCAATTCCAGTACTCCCACCTCACCGGCTCGTCTCGCTTTGGACCGACCTTCTCCCAATCCTGGACCTACAACCGCCTGGGCAATACCGCCTCCCAGACCTTCCCCGGCTGCATCACCACTCCCGAAACTGGGAACAAGCCTTGCGCCGACAGCCCCTACGACCAGCCCGGGCCGACCCACAACATGACCCTCACCTACAACATGGGGACGCTCCGGCGGACCGCTTCGTCCCTCGGTCTGTGGTCCGAGGCGGACTTCCACCCCAACTTCCAGATCTCGAAGCTGCGCTATTCCAACGGCGTCGTCGGAACCTTCGACCAAGGACAAGGGGGGTTGCAACGAGCCCGGCGGCGGTCCTTCGCCAGCTCCACCGGCACCTTCTTCGACACGGGCATCTATCAATACGACCACACCGGTTCCATCTACGCCATCGGCGCGGATAGCTACGTCTACGACAAGGTCGGCCGGCTGCTCTCCGGCACCGTCAAACACGCCGGCGCCAACCGCAGCCAGGCCATGACCTACGACATCTGGGACAATGTCCGGTCCCGCGCCATCGACGGCGGGGCGCCGCTCATCTACTCGGTGAACAGCAAGAACCGCCTGCTGGGCAACAACGACGTCTTCTACGACGGCGCCGGCAACATGACTCAGGTGGGCTATCACGCCAACGGCCAGCCGGTCTATGAGCTGCAATATGGCGCTCTCAACATGCTGAGCCTGTTGCGCATCCGCGACAGCTCCGGGAGCTTCGTCGAGCATCGCTATCTCTACGGCCCCGGCAACCTGCGCCTCGTCTCCTTCCGGGGCGATACCGGAGAGCGGACCATCCGCCTGCGGGACGCCGGCGGGCAGGTCCTTCGGGAGTTGAGCGCTGTGGGTTACGGCCCGTACGTCAACTCGTCCAACCGCGGCGAGGTCTGGACCCACCAGAAGGACTTCTTCCACAGCCCGGAGGGGCTGGCGGCGACCCGCAGCCGCACCGGTGTCCTGCACTTCATTCACAGCGACCACCTGGGCAGTACCCGGGTGATCACCGGCACCGGGGGGATCGTCCTGGGCCGCCACGACTACTATCCCTTCGGCGCCGGGGTCCCGAGCTCCAACCAGGCGGACGAGCCGGCGTATAAATTCACCGGCCACGAGCGCGATGTCCACGGTCTGACGGACTACATGCGGGGCCGGACCTACGCCTTCCCCTTCAGCCGCTTCGTCTCCGCCGACCCGGCGCGGGACGGCTGGAACCTCTTCACCTACGTGAACAACGACCCCATCAACCGCACCGACCCCACCGGTCTGGCGGATATGGAGCAGCATCCGGCCCTCGCCGGCCCCCAGCAGATGACCCGCACCGAAGTCATGCGGGACATCGTGATCCAAAACACGCCGATCCTGGTGCAAGCGATCTTCGAGACCCTCACCGGAGTCGAGATGGACGTGGCCATGGTTCCGGCCAACCTGGATCAGCAAAGGGCCTCGGTAGTCATCGGCAGCCTCAACCTCGCCGCCAACGCGAGCTTTGCCGTCGCCCCCGGCGCCGGCGGGGTCACCCGCACCGCCCTGGCCTCGGAACGATCCGTGGCAGCCAACATCCTCACCGGAGCCGCCAACCGCTCGACCTCGGTCACCATGGTCAACGTCGGCCGTAGCGGAGTGAGGCGCCAGATCCAAGGGCAGGCTCTCTCCGGCGGCGGGACGGCCAGCTTCGTCACCGCCGGCGACGCCGCCTTCCTGCAAACCTTCAGCAACGCCCCCAGGTTCACCATCCAGCTGAGCGGAGCCAGCGGCACCGCCGCCGCCGGCAACGTCGCCACCTCCCTCGCCACCGAGGAGCTCAACGACCGGGTGAATCCCTAG